In the genome of Yarrowia lipolytica chromosome 1B, complete sequence, the window GGCATGCAAGGCACAAAATCGCGACATGGAGATATGAAACTCGATCTCAAAACTTACATTCTACATACGGCGGGCttgacgactttgacaaccATTACCGGAAGTTTGAATCTCCTACAATGGCTTCTTGTTCTACATTCACGAGGGCCGTTTTGTTAGACTGTGGGTTGATCtggagtacagtaccgtacCAGAAAGAACTGAAGATAAAGGAGGATTCTAGTTGACATTGGCCACGATACATCACCTCAAAAGACAAAAGCTCGATCTCTGACTTGTTTAAAAGTCCTGCTCTGACAGGTATAAACATCCTATTACCAATACTTGGTACCTTCGCACCTCAACAGGATCTCTGCTATCCACGGCATCATCCAAGGAGACaagaactacaagtagtgcatAGACCGGTTTGTTACTATGCCAAATAGGTACGTGGTTGAATACCTCCTAACTGGCATACCCTACTTGCTCAAGAGTCCCAAAACGGGCTACCAACTGGGTTGAGGTAGGTCAGAGTCTTTCCGGCGTCCACAAACCAGAGAGACGAGTTGGAAAAGGGAGCGCCGTTGACGTTTCCGCCGACCCGAAACACAGATTGGTCGGAATCAACTTGTCCGAAAATCTCGTTGAGGTTTCCCTTGTACCGGCCAGTGTTGACGCCTCTAAAAGTGATCTACTGGTGAGAGAACCGTTGGCAGGAACAAGGGATAGAGCGTCGGAGCTGTCTGGACAAACCCGACAGTAGCCAGCTCAGAGGAGTAGTTTCGGACTACCAGCAAAAGAAGACTGTTGGTTTCTACTCCTTTTTTCCTCGGAGAGACTTGCGTACGTATCTCGAGGCTCTCCAAGTTTTCCCCGGGATCACAATATCATTCACATCTCCAAGTTTGAGCTTTACGAACCCCCatgaggaagagaaggaccacttcctccacctccaacgaGTATACAACGCAGACAATACGCTTGGAGATAAGGCATCAGACTTCACCAACATTGATAGCGACATTGAACTGGAGCTCACCAGACAAGGAGACACACGACGAGGACTGCGATTGCGGACACAAGCCTAGAAgatgggaggaggagcacgacatcaccaccagcgACTACGACGACGTTTACGACCGGGGAAAGAGCCCCGCCGAACTCAAGATCAAGTACCCGCTACGAAAAGTCGGACTATCACCAAGGGTATCAATACCAAGCATGGAAAGATGTATTTGAGTTGATAGACAGATGGACTACAAACCTCATAGCTCTACAAAAAGACTGTTCATAACATCATTATTAAATGCAAATTACTGATAGTGCTCCTTGGTCCCGACAAAATGACAACACAGCCCATATTCctactcctcctcagcctcgagccaccaccatctcaaCCCTTGTCCAAGGTCAAAGGGATTCTCCTCCCGGTCCCCAATCCCACCATTGACCACTCTCTCCTCCATCCCCGTGATTCGTCCAACCAACCAATCCCGATCTTTCAACTCCCTTCCTGGCTTCTGTTTCAGGAAGAAATGCGGAGCTCCAACATTGAACGCGGCCCAAGGCTGTGGCTGCCGACTGGGATCCCGGGTGGGCAAGAACAACACCAGATCACCCACCTTGAACCGATTCAACGCAATCTTGGACCGGGTCTCGTCATCCAGTTGCTGAGTCATGGTACGGTAGTTTCGGGCCtccttctgcagcttgCGAGCGAGATGCTCCAGGTCCTCGAATCGCTTGGCCACCTTCTCAACGTACAAGTCATAATCAAGGAAGATGCGGGCCAGAAATGTCCTGTAGCTCGATTCAAACGAGTCAGGAGTGGTCTTAGTGGCCCAATAGAGGGCAGAAAAGTCGTCGGTAGAATCACTCTCACTGTCCTTCTCAGTCTTCTCGCCCTTTTTGCCTCGGTGTTTCTTTCGAAGACCCTTGACACGGTGGATATCGAAAGAGACAACCTCAGAACCATCAGCATCGTACTCCTTCTGGGCCTGGAGACCGAGCGACTCAAGCAGCACACAATTCCGTTTGTATCCCGTGTAAAGCCGTTGCGACATGTCCTGAAGAGTGATCTTTAGCCGGCtgttctcgtcgtcgacAGTGTTCTGCGCCAGGGTCATGGCCTTCAGACGCTGTTCAAGCTCCTCTGTCTCCTGGTCAGCCCGCTGGTGACGCTCGATGGATgtctcagcagcagtctcgacctgctcctcgagctcctcgacaCGAAGCTTCAGCTCGCTGATCTCCTGAACAAGACATCGTCGCTCGCGCGAGAAGTCGGACTCCATAGACGCCAGGTTTGCCATAAGGTCGTTCTTCTCGTTCTCGGTGTGCAAAAGAGACTGAGAAAGCTGATCAACCTTGGACTGTAGAGCCTCAGCAGCTGCCTTGTCACGCGCAAGACGCTCCTCTTCGGCCTTCCGGgcctcctcttcagccTTCTCACGTGCCTTAACCTGTTCACGAGTCTCAGTTGGTTCGGGCGACAGTGACGAGCCACGAGCCTCAGAACTCAGCTGACCTGGGCTAACAACTGCAAACCCAGCAGATGGAGTCCCAGGGGAAACAGACCATCGAGACGTGTCTTGAGACATACGCTGCTTGTAAAGCAGATCTTCGAGTTTCCGAATTCGCGCCTCGTAACCTCGAATCTTGTCGTCGGCGTTCGTGGCAGATGAAATGGGGGCTCTTTCGGCCATCAGAGAACCACTGATGCTACCGTTTCGGAACAGGCTTCTAGGGAACGACGAAGTGGCAGCAGCGGAACCAGTAACACCGCCCAGAAGCGATTCCAGGTTATTTCtcacctccttggaggACACTTGAGAAATGTAATCGGTCACAACTGGACGAGCAATCACGAGATTGTGCACAATAGACGGACTGGATGTGGATATTGTATCGATAGTAAGATCCTCCTGTTCGTTCAAAATGTCCACAAACGGGAACGTGTCCTGGAACTGCTTCTTCCAAGCCACTCGGGTTCCGATTTCGGACTTCACCGACCCGttttctcctccagatTGGCTCCATACTGTCCGTCGAAGCATCTCGACGAGCACACAACCGTACACAAACTCTACGTCCACCTGCTTCATGGCCTGCACACGCTTTTCCTCGTACTTGGTGAGCTCTGAGCCGATATGGGTCAGTTTGGGCTTTAGCTTTGTCGATCGAGATTGCAGTTGGCTAATTGACTGTAGGACCTTCTGCGAGTGCTGAACAGTCTGgaacttggccttggacAGAGCCTTGTGGAGATCCAAAATCTGGCTCTGGCAGTTTTGGACAGACTTTACGGCCTcgttggtcacgtggtcgcCGCTTGTCAGCTCTGACAACTTACGTAAGATTCCAACGGCCTCGTTGCAAAGCACATCTGAGTTGGTTCCTCCAATCCACACGTCCGTGCTGTTGACCAGGGTCTGGGTATCCTTTGAGAGCTGTGCGAGATCCTGCTCGAGGGTCTGTAGTTTGTCCATGCAAGATGGGAAGTCCGCCTTGAACTCGACCACAATACTCTGCAGCTGTTGCAGATCCAACCAGTCGTTAAGGAactgtttttttccaaaCACGGCCGGCGCCACGAGTTTAACGGCCCTGGTGTTATCTCTCAGCTGGGCGAGATCAACCGACAGGAGCGGTGTAATTCCTTGATTGAGCTCTTTGGAATACTCCTTCACATTGAGCAGGTTTTTGTCCAGGTTTTGTGAGTGTTGTTTCATTTGCGTGATGGCCACGTTTGTAGCTCGCTTGATGGTTGCGATTTCGGCCGTCACCCGCTTTGTTTCCTCCACAAGACGCGAGCAGTGTGTGAGAACCGTCAGGGCCCATTGCGACGGGTCCGTTCCAGGAGTGAGTGTCTTGAGCTTTGGAGCCGAGTATTTGTGTTCGTTCGACACAGTGCCTCCAACCACGCTCCTGTcgaacacaaacagctcgtTTTGGGTCCCCAGATGCGCCATTTTGACTTGTTCGGCCGCCACggtgagcagcagctgttcGGATACAGACACTGAGAACTCCAGCTCGATCCACGCCTTGAGGTGCGGCAATGACGAGAACTGGTCTCGTGCCGCGCTCACCGAGACGCCCGAGCTCGCACACGACACCCGAATTTCGCTCATAGTGTCGTTCTGAGGTGTACCTGTTTGAGTGGCGATTCTGTTAGACTTGGGGTTATCTGATAGCGTATGTTGGAACCTTAATGAGGTGATTTCAGATCAGGTGGAGTTGCTGATGGTGGGGGGTGGCGGGGTAACGTGGGTTCGATTCAAGGGTGAGAAGATGTTGCCGGAGGCTGTGGTTGTGAATTCCGCTGTGAGAGGACCTGCCATGTCAAATATATACTCTTTTGCGTTTTATCCACGTGACAAAGTCGTTGGCGTCACAGGTCACAAGATGTGCTGTAAGTAGATGTAAGATTACAAAGCATCTAGAGTATGTAAAGTACATTGCTGGAGAGGAGGGGTTGTGTCATCTGGTTATGAGCATTGATTGGACGGGGAAATTGGTCTATGGACGATTAGTAAGCATAAGACTCTTCGATTTCGCACCGCAGACAGCTCCTAACTAGTAGTCGCTGTTTTGAAGGCGGTGCAGTTGCTAATTTTGGGTAGCAATTTTGGTGGGATTTTAGTTGAACTTTGTGAGCACTTTTGTTGAGTCTGTAGTTGGGACATTGGTTGACTCCGGAGCACATTCTAGACGTGCACCAACGCGCAAACTTGACTTCACagctacaactacaagaacAGTACAGCACAGTATAGTACACACAAATGACGGATATCAACGACAAGACAGAATGGACGCTGATTGTGGCCTCTCTGGGCGACCACGAGCTCCGAGCCGAGAGAGATCGTCTACAGAACTCGATCCAGCACCTCAAACGGTCCAAtgaagagctggaggagtttgtcaaggaggacgacgagctACAGGAGGTCATtgacgacaacaacaaggtgATTGGCAACCAGGAGATGCGCATCCAGGTTCTGAAGGCCGAGATTACCAAACGTGGTATAAGTCATTCCGAACAGCAAGTGGAAAACAATGGGTCTaagattgaggagattACCGAAGACGCCGACGAGACAGCTGTCCCAACGGAGGCTGACGAAGGGGAGACTGTTATTCACTTGTAGACGAAGAGAAGGCTGAGAGAAGGCTGAGAAACGGCTGAGAAAAGGCTGAGAAAAGGGTGAAGGGTGAGAGATAGCTATCATTGACCTGTATTCTCCTTGGTTGCAGAACACGCGCGGGAGAGCCCTGTCAGTGACGAAGAGACCCAAGTCTGTAGTCTATAGACTGCAAGTCGGTGGACTGAAAGTCTGGTGGAACTGCTCCTGACTGCTTATTCCTATCCTCTGACAAGCACCAAGCTCCCACCTGCACCACCCTCACTCTGCTCTCTGCGATGGCCACTACGCGCAATTGCCAGCTGTCCAAAAGCTGTCCAAAGCCAGTTGTCCAGTCGCCAATCGCCTATACCCATGCGTTTCATAGATTACATGCATCGATTCTAGAGCCAGTATGCATTATGTGAAAAGGGGTAATCACGCTCTGGCTCCCTTTGCCCATTGGTAGATATTGTGGGGCTATCTGACTTTGTCTAGTAAAACGCGGCTGAATGGAGGCGATCTGCGTATCTGTTCGCCAGTCAACGTGTTTGTCTCGTGTTTCTTCTAACGATATCATGACGCACTTGCAGAACGAACTGGAAACTTGCGAGCGACATGAACACTTGCGACCAACAAACCACCCACTTGTCACCAGTCACCTGGGAACGGTGTTATCTTATTTCCGACCGGACTTGTTTTTCTCAAATGGACTAGTATGTTGGTTAGAGCTCGCACTAAATCAAAGCCGTTCATAGATGGCTGTATGGCGGCTCCCCATCTGGTTCCCGACTTTGACCGAGTGTTTGAATCTCCAAACAGAAGCTGGCCTATCACATACATTGTGGTTCCACTGGCGTCCAGTTGAGCGACACTTCTTCAACCTATTCTTCATCCTCATGTTACCCCGGATTGATATGGAGCTATAGTGCTGGATAACAGGGTCTAAAAGCCTGCTAAGGGGGATTGCCTAGTGTGGGGCGGCTTTTGCGAGGGTCTAAAAGTGGG includes:
- a CDS encoding uncharacterized protein (Compare to YALI0B04598g, some similarities with uniprot|Q12527 Saccharomyces cerevisiae YPR049c related to USO1P, similar to Saccharomyces cerevisiae ATG11 (YPR049C); ancestral locus Anc_3.330); this encodes MSEIRVSCASSGVSVSAARDQFSSLPHLKAWIELEFSVSVSEQLLLTVAAEQVKMAHLGTQNELFVFDRSVVGGTVSNEHKYSAPKLKTLTPGTDPSQWALTVLTHCSRLVEETKRVTAEIATIKRATNVAITQMKQHSQNLDKNLLNVKEYSKELNQGITPLLSVDLAQLRDNTRAVKLVAPAVFGKKQFLNDWLDLQQLQSIVVEFKADFPSCMDKLQTLEQDLAQLSKDTQTLVNSTDVWIGGTNSDVLCNEAVGILRKLSELTSGDHVTNEAVKSVQNCQSQILDLHKALSKAKFQTVQHSQKVLQSISQLQSRSTKLKPKLTHIGSELTKYEEKRVQAMKQVDVEFVYGCVLVEMLRRTVWSQSGGENGSVKSEIGTRVAWKKQFQDTFPFVDILNEQEDLTIDTISTSSPSIVHNLVIARPVVTDYISQVSSKEVRNNLESLLGGVTGSAAATSSFPRSLFRNGSISGSLMAERAPISSATNADDKIRGYEARIRKLEDLLYKQRMSQDTSRWSVSPGTPSAGFAVVSPGQLSSEARGSSLSPEPTETREQVKAREKAEEEARKAEEERLARDKAAAEALQSKVDQLSQSLLHTENEKNDLMANLASMESDFSRERRCLVQEISELKLRVEELEEQVETAAETSIERHQRADQETEELEQRLKAMTLAQNTVDDENSRLKITLQDMSQRLYTGYKRNCVLLESLGLQAQKEYDADGSEVVSFDIHRVKGLRKKHRGKKGEKTEKDSESDSTDDFSALYWATKTTPDSFESSYRTFLARIFLDYDLYVEKVAKRFEDLEHLARKLQKEARNYRTMTQQLDDETRSKIALNRFKVGDLVLFLPTRDPSRQPQPWAAFNVGAPHFFLKQKPGRELKDRDWLVGRITGMEERVVNGGIGDREENPFDLGQGLRWWWLEAEEE
- a CDS encoding uncharacterized protein (Compare to YALI0B04620g, weakly similar to uniprot|Q12513 Saccharomyces cerevisiae YDL110c), which codes for MRISWLPITLLLSSMTSCSSSSSLTNSSSSSLDRLRCWIEFCRRSLSARSSWSPREATISVHSVLSLISVICVYYTVLYCSCSCSCEVKFARWCTSRMCSGVNQCPNYRLNKSAHKVQLKSHQNCYPKLATAPPSKQRLLVRSCLRCEIEESYAY